In a single window of the Tindallia magadiensis genome:
- a CDS encoding PIN domain-containing protein: protein MKTNFREYIGYCKQEKEELWDKCVFVFDTNILLNLYRYSSETRNALLNSFETLSHSIWLPNQVALEFFKRRNEVIIETNVRYSKLELKKDKLLQEFREELRMKSNNEELAELDSYITGWIKNREHSDLLVSSHTEDIILDRLLKLYDGKVGNEYSENRLKEIYEEGKKRYDNKIPPGYKDEKKNLAKENSGYGDLILWFQIIEYSKENEKDIIFVTHDQKEDWWLKINGQTIGSRPDLVREFIDIAKSEFLMYSMDSFLNYMNENHKQSISEDVISEVKEISAVRNRVNEHFSNDIKESNLIDKFILPDSIVQEHYMLKKQIEKVEEKITKREKSLMLNRKSYELNGNPNTLITIVNTEKNLKRDKKELNGLYDKLKNFVTPDLP, encoded by the coding sequence ATGAAAACTAATTTTAGAGAGTATATAGGTTATTGTAAGCAAGAGAAAGAAGAGCTATGGGACAAGTGTGTGTTTGTATTTGATACGAATATACTACTTAATCTATATAGATATTCTAGCGAGACGAGGAATGCACTTTTGAATTCGTTTGAAACATTAAGTCACTCTATTTGGTTACCTAATCAGGTAGCTTTAGAATTCTTCAAACGACGAAATGAAGTGATAATCGAAACCAATGTTAGGTATTCTAAATTAGAATTAAAAAAAGATAAGCTTCTTCAGGAATTTCGTGAAGAACTAAGAATGAAATCAAATAATGAAGAACTTGCAGAACTGGATAGCTATATAACAGGATGGATTAAGAATAGAGAACATAGTGATCTGTTGGTGTCATCACATACAGAGGATATAATTCTGGACAGACTCCTAAAACTATATGATGGTAAAGTCGGTAATGAGTATTCAGAAAATAGGTTAAAAGAAATATATGAAGAAGGGAAAAAGAGATATGATAATAAGATTCCACCAGGATATAAAGATGAGAAAAAGAATCTAGCTAAAGAAAACAGTGGATATGGTGATTTGATATTATGGTTCCAAATTATTGAATACTCAAAAGAAAACGAAAAAGATATTATATTTGTTACTCACGATCAAAAAGAGGACTGGTGGTTAAAGATTAATGGACAGACAATTGGTTCAAGACCCGATCTAGTTCGTGAGTTCATTGATATTGCTAAGAGTGAGTTCCTAATGTATTCGATGGATTCATTCTTGAATTACATGAATGAGAATCATAAACAGAGTATATCTGAGGATGTTATATCAGAAGTTAAAGAAATTAGTGCGGTACGAAATAGAGTCAATGAACATTTTTCGAATGACATTAAAGAAAGTAATCTTATTGATAAATTTATTTTACCAGACAGCATAGTACAAGAACATTATATGTTAAAGAAGCAGATAGAAAAGGTGGAAGAAAAAATAACGAAACGGGAAAAATCATTAATGTTAAACAGAAAATCTTATGAATTGAACGGAAATCCAAATACCTTAATTACAATTGTAAATACTGAAAAGAATCTAAAAAGAGATAAGAAAGAACTGAATGGTTTATATGATAAATTGAAAAACTTTGTCACGCCAGACCTTCCATAA